The following are encoded together in the Ovis aries strain OAR_USU_Benz2616 breed Rambouillet chromosome 15, ARS-UI_Ramb_v3.0, whole genome shotgun sequence genome:
- the LOC114118352 gene encoding heterogeneous nuclear ribonucleoprotein R-like, producing RVYIQKDPKVFIAFITFCGKEAAQEAVKLCDSYEIRPGKHLGVCISVANNRLFVGSIPKNKTKENILEEFSKVTEGLVDVILYHQPDDKKKNRGFCFLEYEDHKSAAQARRRLMSGKVKVWGNVVTVEWADPVEEPDPEVMAKVKVLFVRNLATTVTEEILEKPFSEFGKLERVKKLKDYAFVHFEDRGAAVKAMDEMNGKEIEGEEIEIVLAKPPDKKRKERQAARQASRSTAYEDYYYHPPPRMPPPIRGRGRGGGRGGYGYPPDYYGYEDYYDDYYGYDYHDYRGGYEDPYYGYDDGYAVRGRGGRGGRGAPPPPRGRGAPPPRGRAGYSQRGAPLGPPRGSRGGRGGPAQQQRGRGSRGSRGNRGGNVGGKRKADGYNQPDSKCRQTNNQQNWGSQPIAQQPLQQGGDYSGNYGYNNDNQEFYQDTYGQQWK from the coding sequence TCGAGTCTACATTCAAAAAGACCCCAAGGTATTCATTGCATTTATCACCTTCTGTGGAAAGGAAGCTGCACAGGAAGCTGTTAAACTGTGTGACAGCTATGAAATTCGCCCTGGTAAACACCTTGGGGTGTGCATTTCTGTGGCAAACAACAGGCTTTTTGTTGGATCAATTCCGAAGAATAAGACTAAAGAAAACATTCTGGAAGAATTCAGTAAAGTCACAGAGGGTTTGGTGGACGTTATTCTCTATCATCAACCCGATGACAAAAAGAAGAATCGGGGGTTCTGCTTCCTTGAGTATGAGGATCACAAGTCAGCAGCACAAGCCAGACGCCGGCTGATGAGTGGAAAAGTAAAAGTATGGGGAAATGTAGTTACAGTTGAATGGGCTGACCCTGTGGAGGAGCCGGATCCAGAAGTCATGGCTAAGGTGAAAGTTTTATTTGTGAGAAACTTGGCCACTACAGTGACAGAAGAAATATTGGAAAAGCCATTTtctgaatttggaaaacttgaaAGAGTGAAGAAGTTGAAAGATTATGCATTTGTTCATTTCGAAGACAGAGGAGCAGCTGTTAAGGCCATGGATGAAATGAatggcaaagaaatagaaggagaaGAAATTGAAATAGTCCTAGCCAAGCCAccagacaagaaaaggaaagagcgCCAAGCAGCTAGACAGGCCTCCAGGAGTACTGCGTATGAAGATTATTACTATCACCCTCCTCCGCGCATGCCACCTCCAATTAGAGGTCGGGGTCGTGGTGGGGGGAGAGGTGGATATGGCTACCCTCCAGATTACTATGGCTATGAAGATTACTATGATGATTACTATGGTTATGATTATCACGACTATCGTGGAGGCTATGAAGATCCCTACTACGGCTATGATGATGGCTATGCagtaagaggaagaggaggaaggggagggcgaGGTGCTCCACCACCACCAAGGGGGCGGGGAGCACCACCTCCAAGAGGTAGAGCTGGCTACTCACAGAGGGGGGCACCTTTGGGACCACCAAGAGGCTCTAGGGGTGGCAGAGGGGGTCCTGCACAACAGCAGAGAGGCCGTGGTTCCCGTGGATCTCGGGGCAACCGTGGGGGCAATGTAGGAGGCAAGAGAAAGGCAGACGGGTACAACCAACCTGACTCCAAGTGCCGTCAGACCAACAACCAACAGAACTGGGGTTCCCAACCCATCGCTCAACAGCCGCTTCAGCAAGGTGGTGACTATTCTGGTAACTATGGTTACAATAATGACAACCAGGAATTTTATCAGGATACTTATGGGCAACAGTGGAAATAG